A DNA window from Rossellomorea marisflavi contains the following coding sequences:
- a CDS encoding alpha/beta hydrolase → MIGCLVLHGFTGGPYEVEPLAEYLRKQTDWKIVVPTLPGHGETLSLRGIKHVQWIEHAEDCLKSLLETCDKVYVAGFSMGGLIASYLAVHYNVSKLVLLSAAARYIHIKQLFRDIGGLIREGWQGNLLENELYNRYKVKMTNTPLLSTYEFRKVVTIARPLLKKVTIPTFIAQGEVDGIVPPASAAYIYETISSRQKNIYYASRSKHLICHSEDKAELFDHIYHFLEDE, encoded by the coding sequence ATGATCGGATGTTTAGTGCTCCACGGGTTCACAGGGGGACCATACGAAGTGGAACCCCTTGCTGAATACCTGAGGAAGCAGACGGATTGGAAGATTGTCGTCCCGACCCTGCCTGGTCACGGAGAAACACTATCCCTAAGGGGAATCAAGCATGTGCAATGGATCGAACATGCGGAAGATTGTCTCAAATCACTGCTTGAGACATGCGACAAAGTCTATGTCGCTGGCTTTTCCATGGGTGGTCTCATTGCATCCTATCTTGCAGTCCATTATAATGTTAGTAAGCTTGTGCTGTTGAGCGCTGCCGCCAGATATATCCATATCAAGCAGCTCTTCAGAGACATCGGGGGTTTGATCAGAGAGGGATGGCAAGGAAATCTCCTCGAGAACGAACTGTATAATCGATATAAGGTAAAAATGACCAATACCCCGCTTCTATCCACCTATGAATTCAGGAAGGTCGTCACCATTGCCCGACCGCTGCTGAAAAAAGTCACCATCCCCACATTCATTGCCCAGGGGGAAGTGGATGGAATCGTCCCTCCCGCCAGTGCAGCTTACATCTATGAAACCATTTCGTCCCGACAAAAAAATATTTATTATGCCTCAAGATCCAAACATCTCATCTGTCATAGCGAAGATAAGGCTGAACTTTTTGATCATATTTACCATTTTCTCGAAGATGAATAG
- a CDS encoding D-alanine--D-alanine ligase: MKTKLCLLYGGKSAEHQVSLQTAKAVIGALDLNKFDIHPIFISTDGAWIKGSQLEGPVDDVKELQFSEGEAIAPNALTTSVEGSDGYDMIFPLLHGPNGEDGTVQGMLELLNLPYVGNGVLASSAGMDKVIMKNLFAQAGIPQVGYTWFIRSSWESDREAAYKQVEEEIGYPCFVKPANLGSSVGISKCTSRDELEAAFEEAFQFDRKIIIEEGVVAREIELGVLGNDHPECSVAGEIVPKKDFYDYKAKYEDGDTALIIPAEVDEELYARLKDIAIRSFKALDCSGLVRADFFVTKDGRIFMNEVNTMPGFTPFSMFPLLWKHTGIDYPSLIAKLVELGAERHKEKQSIKYTM, from the coding sequence TCTCACTGCAAACGGCCAAGGCAGTCATCGGTGCCCTGGATTTAAATAAATTCGATATTCACCCGATCTTCATCTCGACAGACGGCGCGTGGATCAAAGGATCACAGCTTGAAGGACCGGTCGATGATGTGAAAGAACTTCAATTCTCCGAAGGGGAAGCCATTGCCCCGAACGCCCTCACGACGTCGGTCGAAGGATCGGACGGATACGATATGATCTTCCCTCTCCTTCACGGACCGAACGGTGAAGACGGGACCGTACAAGGGATGCTTGAATTATTGAATCTTCCGTATGTAGGGAACGGCGTGCTTGCGTCTTCCGCAGGTATGGATAAAGTCATCATGAAGAATCTGTTTGCCCAGGCCGGTATCCCGCAGGTAGGCTACACCTGGTTCATCAGAAGCTCATGGGAAAGCGACCGCGAGGCAGCCTACAAACAAGTGGAGGAAGAAATCGGCTATCCATGCTTCGTAAAACCGGCCAACCTCGGTTCTTCCGTAGGGATCAGCAAATGTACGTCACGTGATGAACTTGAAGCGGCTTTCGAAGAAGCCTTCCAATTTGATCGTAAAATCATCATTGAAGAAGGAGTCGTTGCCAGAGAGATTGAACTAGGCGTACTGGGGAACGATCATCCTGAGTGCTCGGTAGCGGGAGAGATCGTCCCTAAGAAGGATTTCTACGACTACAAAGCGAAATATGAGGATGGCGATACCGCACTCATCATCCCTGCAGAGGTCGACGAGGAGCTTTATGCACGACTCAAGGACATTGCGATCCGGTCATTCAAGGCGCTTGATTGTTCAGGGCTTGTCCGTGCCGACTTCTTCGTGACGAAGGACGGAAGGATCTTCATGAACGAAGTGAACACCATGCCTGGATTCACCCCGTTCAGTATGTTCCCGCTTCTTTGGAAACATACGGGCATCGACTACCCGTCACTCATCGCGAAGCTGGTTGAACTCGGGGCGGAGCGACACAAAGAAAAGCAATCAATCAAGTATACGATGTAG
- a CDS encoding UDP-N-acetylmuramoyl-tripeptide--D-alanyl-D-alanine ligase has protein sequence MFEKTINDIRTMLDVKNDLSSFSDIVVKGVSINTRTMEKGNLFIPFKGENVDGHRFVRSAIEEGASAALWDVSVPNPPEDLPVLVVDDPLEALQSLANQYRHELDLKVVGITGSNGKTTTKDIVANILAQKYKVHKTQGNYNNHIGLPLTLLALPQDAEVAVLEMGMSGFGEIELLSDIAQPDAAVITNIGESHLQDLGSREGIAKAKLEIIHGLKEDGLFIYYGNEPLLNEQVKELGLKRVETFGKTADNTISPTKTEMNNTGSYFETSMAEGETFHLPVLGQHNIHNALAGILIGKEFGLTIEEMKQGLKSLELTKMRMEMIEGKKGERIINDAYNASPTSVKAAIQLISELEGFDTKILVLGDMLELGEHEKEYHEEIGQLIDPERIRHVFTFGQLGEYMAKGAKVNFPEERVHAFLDKEALLEELNALITGKELILFKASRGMKLEEIIDGLK, from the coding sequence ATGTTCGAAAAAACGATTAACGATATACGCACGATGCTCGATGTGAAGAATGATCTATCTTCATTCAGCGACATCGTGGTAAAAGGTGTATCCATCAACACACGTACGATGGAAAAAGGGAATCTATTCATCCCGTTCAAAGGGGAGAACGTGGACGGTCACCGATTCGTCCGTTCTGCCATAGAAGAAGGTGCGTCGGCTGCACTATGGGATGTAAGCGTCCCGAATCCGCCGGAAGATCTTCCGGTTCTAGTGGTGGACGATCCTCTTGAGGCGCTTCAGTCCCTTGCCAATCAATACCGTCACGAACTGGATCTTAAAGTCGTGGGGATCACAGGAAGCAACGGGAAGACAACCACGAAGGATATCGTCGCGAATATCCTGGCGCAGAAGTACAAGGTCCATAAAACCCAGGGGAACTATAATAATCACATCGGTTTGCCGCTTACCCTCCTGGCTCTGCCTCAGGATGCGGAAGTTGCCGTGCTGGAAATGGGGATGAGCGGATTCGGAGAAATTGAACTCCTATCCGATATCGCACAGCCGGATGCAGCGGTCATCACCAACATCGGTGAGTCCCACCTGCAGGATCTCGGTTCCCGGGAAGGCATCGCCAAAGCGAAGCTTGAGATCATCCACGGTCTGAAGGAAGACGGCCTGTTCATTTATTACGGGAATGAGCCCCTCCTGAACGAACAAGTGAAAGAACTCGGATTGAAAAGAGTGGAAACGTTCGGGAAGACGGCTGATAACACCATTTCCCCGACGAAAACGGAGATGAACAATACGGGCAGTTATTTCGAAACTTCCATGGCGGAAGGGGAAACCTTCCACTTGCCGGTGCTCGGGCAGCATAACATCCATAATGCGCTCGCAGGCATCCTGATCGGGAAGGAATTCGGTCTAACAATAGAGGAGATGAAACAAGGCTTAAAGTCCCTTGAGCTGACGAAGATGAGAATGGAAATGATTGAAGGTAAAAAAGGAGAGCGCATCATCAATGATGCGTACAATGCCAGTCCCACTTCTGTAAAAGCGGCAATCCAGCTGATTTCCGAGCTGGAAGGTTTTGATACTAAGATCCTGGTACTCGGGGACATGCTCGAGCTTGGGGAGCATGAAAAGGAATACCATGAGGAAATCGGTCAGTTGATCGACCCTGAACGCATCCGTCACGTGTTTACTTTTGGTCAATTGGGTGAATATATGGCTAAAGGGGCAAAAGTGAATTTCCCCGAAGAGCGCGTACACGCATTCCTTGATAAAGAGGCCCTGCTGGAAGAATTGAATGCACTCATCACCGGCAAGGAACTGATTCTCTTCAAAGCATCGAGGGGAATGAAGCTTGAAGAGATCATTGACGGGCTGAAGTAA